From Streptomyces sp. NBC_00690, a single genomic window includes:
- a CDS encoding histone deacetylase produces the protein MSNVHRPEDLAVVSAAGTGLVWYASYGSNMDLERLRYYLVGGRPMGAARTYPGCRDHRAPRRSMALELPGALYFATESPVWTGGRAFYDPDAEGVLWARAHLITAQQFSDIAAQEMGRAPGVDLDLGTALTEGRSVLGPGRYETLVRPGYLAGVPVFTFTAPWRSRGAVLNRPSPAYLRHLAAGLLACGAWERAAVAEYLARAPGAAGAWTPCEVAQLISVRP, from the coding sequence TTGAGCAATGTGCACCGGCCGGAGGACCTGGCCGTCGTCTCCGCCGCCGGAACCGGGTTGGTCTGGTACGCCTCCTACGGTTCCAACATGGACCTGGAACGCCTGCGGTACTACCTCGTCGGCGGTAGGCCCATGGGGGCTGCGCGGACCTATCCGGGGTGTCGTGATCATCGTGCGCCCCGGCGTTCGATGGCGTTGGAGCTGCCCGGGGCGCTCTACTTCGCCACCGAGTCGCCCGTGTGGACCGGGGGAAGGGCGTTCTACGATCCCGATGCCGAAGGGGTCCTCTGGGCGCGCGCCCATCTCATCACTGCGCAGCAGTTCTCCGACATCGCAGCCCAGGAGATGGGCCGAGCCCCCGGCGTGGACCTCGATCTGGGGACTGCGCTGACCGAGGGGCGGTCCGTTCTCGGCCCGGGACGCTATGAGACCTTGGTGCGCCCGGGGTACTTGGCGGGGGTTCCGGTCTTCACGTTCACCGCTCCCTGGCGATCCCGCGGCGCTGTGCTCAACAGGCCGTCGCCGGCCTATCTACGACACCTCGCCGCCGGGCTCCTGGCCTGCGGGGCCTGGGAGCGCGCCGCCGTGGCCGAGTACTTGGCGCGGGCTCCGGGGGCGGCCGGTGCATGGACGCCGTGCGAGGTGGCGCAGTTGATCTCTGTACGACCGTGA
- a CDS encoding MFS transporter, giving the protein MRSTIGQIRSYEKSVQLLMVNQFTINLGFYMLMPYLAAHLSGTLGLAGWTVGLILGVRNFSQQGMFLVGGTLADRLGYKPLIVAGCVLRTVGFATLGLVQSLPALLAASAATGLAGALFNPAVRAYLAADAGERRVEAFALFNVFYQAGILLGPLVGMVLTGVDFRVTCLVSAAVFAVLSVVQIRSLPARRASDKPSARGEGSVLTSWRSIFQNRPFLLFAAAMIGSYVLTFQVYLALPLEVRRVGGDGGASTAAVAVLFAVSGLSTIVYQTRVTAWCTARMPAGRALVWGLLAMATAFTPLLLATALPVPEGNVGRWLFAAVPPTLAALLLAFGTMIAYPFEMDTIVRLSGDRLVATHYGLYNTICGIGITIGNLLTGVALDTARGAGLSALPWISLIALGLLCAAALNALHRTGRLAPVDHAPEALAPAKSA; this is encoded by the coding sequence ATGAGATCGACCATCGGCCAGATCCGCTCGTACGAAAAGAGCGTGCAGCTGCTGATGGTGAATCAGTTCACCATCAATCTGGGCTTCTACATGCTGATGCCGTACCTGGCGGCCCATCTCTCCGGCACCCTCGGGCTGGCCGGCTGGACGGTCGGGTTGATCCTCGGCGTACGGAACTTCAGCCAACAGGGGATGTTCCTGGTCGGCGGCACCCTCGCGGATCGACTGGGCTACAAACCGCTGATCGTCGCCGGCTGCGTACTGCGGACCGTGGGTTTCGCGACCCTCGGCCTTGTCCAGTCGCTGCCCGCGCTGCTCGCGGCATCGGCGGCGACCGGGCTGGCAGGTGCCCTGTTCAATCCGGCCGTGCGCGCCTATCTGGCAGCCGACGCAGGGGAGCGACGCGTGGAGGCGTTCGCCCTCTTCAACGTCTTCTACCAGGCCGGCATCCTGTTGGGGCCCCTGGTCGGAATGGTGCTCACCGGGGTCGACTTCCGGGTCACCTGCCTGGTCTCGGCCGCCGTCTTCGCGGTGCTGAGCGTCGTACAGATCCGCAGCCTGCCCGCGCGCCGGGCCTCGGACAAACCGTCCGCCCGAGGCGAGGGGTCCGTGCTCACCTCATGGCGGAGCATCTTCCAAAATCGCCCGTTCCTGCTGTTTGCCGCGGCGATGATCGGCTCGTACGTCCTGACCTTCCAGGTGTACCTGGCGCTCCCCCTCGAAGTGCGTCGCGTGGGTGGGGACGGTGGTGCGAGCACGGCGGCCGTAGCGGTGCTCTTCGCCGTGTCCGGACTGTCGACCATCGTCTACCAGACCCGGGTGACCGCCTGGTGCACAGCACGGATGCCGGCGGGCCGAGCGCTGGTGTGGGGACTTCTGGCCATGGCGACGGCGTTCACTCCTCTGCTGCTCGCCACCGCACTGCCCGTCCCGGAGGGCAACGTGGGCCGCTGGCTCTTCGCAGCCGTGCCCCCGACGCTGGCCGCGCTCCTGCTCGCCTTCGGGACGATGATCGCGTACCCGTTTGAGATGGACACGATCGTCAGGCTCAGCGGTGACCGACTCGTCGCCACCCACTACGGGCTCTACAACACCATCTGCGGCATTGGCATCACCATCGGCAATCTGCTCACCGGAGTGGCGTTGGACACCGCACGCGGCGCCGGACTGTCGGCGCTGCCGTGGATCTCGCTGATCGCCCTCGGCCTCCTGTGCGCGGCGGCGCTCAACGCCCTTCACAGAACGGGCCGACTCGCCCCCGTGGATCACGCTCCAGAAGCCCTGGCGCCGGCCAAGTCCGCCTAG
- a CDS encoding PLP-dependent cysteine synthase family protein, whose amino-acid sequence MSSLSTNPTAGTTAPLTTGRSTNPSTNAAPLDHRGDPSAVGALPGASLLGDSSLTASTATAPARTALSGLVGNTPVLRISAPFTPSDRGFWAKLEGFNPGGIKDRPGLHMVERARARGELKPGARIIESTSGTLGLGLALAGMVYGHPVTLVTDPGLERSMTRLLTAYGAQVNVVSDPHPTGGWQQARRDRVTRLMDRHPDSWCPDQYNNPDNTTAYTPLALELAAELGHIDVLVCSVGTGGHSAGVSRVLRQLYPELRLVGVDTIGSTIFGQPARPRLMRGLGSSIYPRNVAYDHFSEVHWVAPGEAVWTCRQLAASHYATGGWSVGAVALVAGWLARTQPADTRIAAVFPDGPERYLSTVYDDDYCSAHGLLDERPAVEPEVVGRMDEKEVVRWTRCPAVVDPLEPSGANGAGRADERAASSPSTKKAAGTEGTDR is encoded by the coding sequence ATGTCCTCCCTCTCCACCAACCCCACGGCCGGCACCACGGCACCGTTGACGACGGGCCGATCAACCAACCCGTCCACGAACGCCGCTCCCCTCGACCACCGCGGCGACCCCTCGGCCGTCGGCGCCCTACCCGGCGCGTCGCTCCTCGGTGATTCCTCCCTCACCGCCTCAACGGCGACCGCTCCCGCACGCACCGCGCTGTCGGGGCTGGTCGGCAACACCCCCGTCCTGCGCATCTCCGCCCCCTTCACACCCTCGGACCGCGGATTCTGGGCCAAGCTGGAGGGGTTCAACCCCGGGGGCATCAAGGACCGACCGGGCCTCCACATGGTCGAACGTGCCAGGGCTCGGGGCGAGCTCAAGCCCGGCGCCCGCATCATCGAATCCACTAGCGGCACCTTGGGGTTGGGGCTGGCCCTGGCCGGGATGGTCTACGGTCACCCCGTCACCCTGGTGACCGACCCCGGTCTGGAGCGTTCCATGACCCGCCTGCTCACCGCCTACGGAGCACAGGTCAATGTCGTCTCCGACCCGCATCCGACCGGCGGCTGGCAGCAGGCCCGACGGGACCGCGTCACCCGACTGATGGACCGGCATCCGGATTCCTGGTGCCCCGACCAGTACAACAACCCCGACAACACCACCGCATACACCCCCCTCGCCCTGGAACTCGCGGCCGAGCTGGGACACATCGACGTCCTCGTGTGCAGCGTGGGCACGGGCGGCCACTCGGCCGGCGTATCCCGGGTGCTGCGTCAGCTCTACCCCGAGCTACGCCTCGTCGGAGTCGACACCATCGGTTCCACGATCTTCGGCCAACCCGCCCGCCCCCGGCTGATGCGGGGGCTCGGCTCCAGCATCTACCCGCGCAACGTCGCCTACGACCACTTCAGCGAGGTGCACTGGGTGGCACCCGGCGAGGCGGTCTGGACGTGCAGGCAACTCGCCGCGTCCCACTACGCCACCGGAGGCTGGAGTGTGGGAGCCGTCGCCCTGGTCGCGGGCTGGTTGGCACGTACTCAGCCGGCCGACACCCGGATCGCGGCCGTCTTCCCCGACGGTCCGGAACGCTATCTGAGCACGGTGTACGACGACGACTACTGCTCCGCGCACGGGCTGCTCGACGAGCGGCCGGCCGTGGAACCCGAGGTGGTGGGTCGCATGGACGAGAAGGAAGTCGTCCGCTGGACCCGCTGCCCGGCCGTCGTCGACCCCTTGGAGCCGTCGGGCGCCAACGGCGCCGGGCGCGCGGACGAACGTGCCGCGTCCTCCCCGAGCACCAAGAAAGCGGCAGGAACCGAGGGTACGGACCGATGA